Proteins from a single region of Oreochromis niloticus isolate F11D_XX linkage group LG7, O_niloticus_UMD_NMBU, whole genome shotgun sequence:
- the LOC100703955 gene encoding zinc finger protein Gfi-1b has product MPLSFMVRSKKFTSYRPKNFDEDDSEASATSEIPPAVQTTDILDRPKSERQSSPEDARLLTKEEPELECPLPLHPEPSRPLMTQTQPYYLPEPHLADFQPYGSQSPYAWETLSPSYKLRQMSFSPTVLQHASNLYSTNINRSPQPQQPLDCSTHYSPSSNTYHCITCDKVFSTSHGLEVHVRRSHSGMRPFGCSICRKTFGHAVSLEQHMNVHSQEKSFECKMCGKSFKRSSTLSTHLLIHSDTRPYPCQYCGKRFHQKSDMKKHTYIHTGEKPHKCQVCGKAFSQSSNLITHSRKHTGFKPFGCDICSKGFQRKVDLRRHHESQHGIN; this is encoded by the exons ATGCCTCTGTCATTTATGGTAAGAAGCAAAAAGTTCACTTCCTACAGGCCAAAAAATTTCGATGAAGATGACTCGGAGGCCTCCGCAACATCTG AAATCCCACCAGCCGTTCAGACCACAGACATTTTAGACAGGCCTAAGTCAGAGAGGCAATCTTCCCCTGAAGACGCCCGCTTACTTACTAAGGAGGAACCGGAGCTTGAATGTCCCTTACCGCTTCACCCAGAGCCAAGCAGACCTCTCATGACTCAGACACAGCCGTACTACCTGCCAG AGCCTCACTTGGCTGACTTCCAACCTTATGGCTCACAGTCGCCTTATGCCTGGGAGACGTTGTCTCCTTCCTACAAGCTTCGTCAGATGAGCTTCAGCCCCACAGTGCTGCAGCACGCCAGTAACCTGTACAGCACCAACATCAACCGTAGTCCTCAGCCTCAGCAGCCGCTAGACTGCAGCACTCACTACTCGCCTTCTTCGAACACCTATCACTGTATCACCTGTGACAAG GTATTTTCAACTTCCCATGGACTGGAGGTTCATGTCAGAAGGTCTCACAGTGGAATGAGGCCGTTTGGCTGCAGCATCTGCAGAAAAACGTTTGGTCATGCTGTCAGCCTGGAGCAGCACATGAACGTCCACTCTCAG GAAAAAAGTTTCGAGTGCAAGATGTGCGGCAAATCCTTCAAGCGTTCATCCACGCTCTCGACACACCTGCTTATCCACTCCGACACCAGGCCTTACCCCTGCCAGTACTGTGGCAAGAGATTTCATCAGAAATCTGATATGAAAAAGCACACCTACATACACACTG gTGAAAAACCTCACAAATGCCAAGTTTGTGGCAAAGCTTTCAGCCAAAGCTCCAACCTGATCACACACAGCCGGAAACACACAGGATTTAAGCCCTTCGGGTGTGACATTTGTTCAAAGGGCTTCCAACGCAAGGTTGATCTGCGCAGGCACCACGAGAGCCAGCATGGCATAAACTGA